One part of the Halobacteria archaeon AArc-dxtr1 genome encodes these proteins:
- a CDS encoding DUF547 domain-containing protein yields the protein MPTQIDPLSLSGDLLYAVKTDGDIDELRTHLATLDRTRLRRALSGREQRLAFWLNTYNAYAQLLLEANPEIVDAGHLERWLFVIRDRIPVAGVWLSLSDIEHGLLRGSRHPWGLGYLPRPFPSSFEREFRLERVEPQIHFALLQRGEHGPPVTVYSPGDVIEELEIATAWYLEENVVYDRETNIATMPRRFLWYRGDFGGKRGIVSLLRKHDVVPADASPTIEYDEFDWSVDIHDAGVDIRDHE from the coding sequence ATGCCGACCCAGATCGATCCCCTCTCGCTGTCGGGCGATCTGTTGTACGCGGTCAAGACCGACGGCGACATCGACGAGTTGCGGACGCACCTCGCGACGCTGGACCGCACGCGCCTGCGGCGGGCACTGTCCGGCCGAGAGCAGCGCCTCGCGTTCTGGCTCAATACATACAATGCTTACGCGCAGCTACTGCTCGAGGCAAATCCCGAGATCGTCGATGCCGGACACCTAGAGCGCTGGCTGTTCGTGATCCGCGATCGGATCCCCGTTGCGGGGGTCTGGCTCAGTCTCTCCGATATCGAACACGGACTGCTCAGGGGGTCGCGACATCCGTGGGGACTTGGCTACCTGCCACGACCGTTCCCCTCCTCGTTCGAACGCGAGTTCCGTCTCGAGCGCGTCGAGCCGCAGATCCACTTCGCGCTGCTCCAGCGGGGCGAACACGGCCCGCCCGTGACGGTCTACTCGCCAGGAGACGTCATCGAGGAACTCGAAATCGCGACGGCCTGGTACCTAGAGGAGAACGTCGTCTACGATCGCGAGACGAACATCGCAACCATGCCCCGGCGGTTTCTCTGGTACCGCGGTGACTTCGGCGGGAAGCGAGGGATCGTCTCGCTCCTCCGGAAACACGACGTCGTCCCCGCGGACGCCTCGCCGACGATCGAGTACGACGAGTTCGACTGGTCGGTCGACATTCACGATGCGGGGGTCGACATCCGTGATCATGAGTAA
- a CDS encoding PfkB family carbohydrate kinase produces the protein MVTVLTAGHVNWDVTLRVDRLPEPDGEAAIRTQRQSGGGSAANVAAALAALDVDVGLIGSVGDDDNGLLARRELGEAGVSLSGLRVVEGAQTAVKYLLVDDDGEVSVLGNDGVNEAISPEDVDASQIESASHVHLTSQRPETAAAIARIAATAGVTVSFDPGRRLRERDYGETLALVDVIFATDSEVEAVLNAEGDESTFDDRTVVVKYGGDGAELHDPSGTYAHPGFDVDSVDTAGAGDAFAAGFIAARLRSAGPEQALAYANACGALAAASEGARSAPSVAAVERILTTRR, from the coding sequence ATGGTCACGGTGCTCACCGCCGGTCACGTCAACTGGGACGTGACGCTGCGGGTCGACCGACTGCCCGAACCCGACGGCGAGGCGGCGATACGAACACAGCGCCAGTCGGGCGGCGGGAGCGCCGCGAACGTGGCGGCCGCTCTCGCTGCACTGGACGTCGACGTCGGGTTGATCGGGAGCGTCGGCGACGACGACAACGGACTGCTCGCCAGACGTGAACTCGGCGAGGCGGGTGTCTCACTCTCAGGATTGCGCGTCGTCGAAGGCGCTCAGACGGCAGTGAAGTACCTGCTCGTCGACGACGACGGTGAGGTCTCGGTCCTCGGAAACGACGGCGTCAACGAGGCAATCTCTCCCGAAGACGTCGACGCATCTCAGATCGAGTCGGCATCACACGTCCATCTCACGAGCCAGCGCCCCGAGACGGCCGCGGCGATCGCCCGAATCGCCGCGACGGCGGGCGTGACCGTCAGCTTCGATCCCGGCCGCCGACTCCGCGAGCGCGATTACGGAGAGACGCTGGCGCTTGTGGACGTCATCTTCGCCACCGACAGCGAGGTTGAGGCAGTCCTCAACGCGGAGGGCGACGAGTCGACGTTCGACGATCGAACCGTCGTCGTCAAGTACGGCGGTGACGGCGCCGAGTTGCACGATCCGAGCGGCACGTACGCCCACCCCGGGTTCGACGTCGACTCTGTCGATACGGCCGGCGCGGGCGACGCATTCGCCGCGGGGTTCATCGCGGCGCGGCTTCGATCTGCAGGGCCGGAGCAGGCGCTGGCATACGCGAACGCCTGCGGCGCGCTGGCCGCTGCCAGCGAGGGTGCCCGCAGCGCCCCGTCCGTCGCAGCCGTCGAACGGATTCTCACGACACGTCGCTGA
- a CDS encoding nucleoside phosphorylase: protein MATQPHLLVDEGDVHEIALLPGDPGRVDRIASYCEDVETIAENREYKLVNASYGGQDLTICSTGIGCPSAAIAVEELAAVGVETLVRVGTTGALQAGIEIGDMIVATGAAKNEGTTKRYEGVEYPAVPDYEALSALVEAAEANDEEIHVGPIATDDAYYAESDDAVADWEAAGLLAVEMEAASLFTLARRKGLRAGAICTVDGNLVEGTQKGTDTEDDELPEKAKNNVGRAIEIALEAVASL from the coding sequence ATGGCAACACAACCACACCTGCTGGTCGACGAGGGGGACGTACACGAGATTGCACTCCTCCCCGGCGATCCGGGCCGCGTCGATCGGATCGCGAGCTACTGTGAGGACGTCGAAACGATCGCAGAAAACCGAGAGTACAAGCTCGTCAACGCGAGTTACGGCGGCCAGGACCTCACGATCTGTTCGACCGGAATCGGCTGCCCCTCGGCAGCGATCGCCGTCGAGGAACTGGCGGCCGTCGGCGTCGAGACGCTCGTGCGCGTCGGGACGACCGGGGCGCTGCAGGCGGGAATCGAGATCGGCGACATGATCGTTGCGACCGGCGCGGCGAAAAACGAAGGGACGACCAAACGGTACGAGGGCGTCGAGTACCCCGCAGTGCCGGACTACGAGGCGCTCTCGGCGCTGGTCGAGGCCGCCGAGGCGAACGATGAGGAGATACACGTCGGCCCAATTGCGACCGACGACGCCTACTACGCTGAGAGCGACGACGCAGTCGCCGACTGGGAGGCTGCAGGGCTGCTCGCCGTCGAGATGGAGGCGGCGTCGCTGTTCACGCTGGCACGCCGGAAGGGGCTTCGTGCGGGCGCCATCTGTACCGTCGATGGCAATCTCGTCGAGGGAACCCAGAAGGGAACCGACACCGAGGACGACGAGCTCCCCGAGAAGGCAAAGAACAACGTCGGCCGCGCCATCGAGATTGCTCTCGAAGCAGTAGCGAGCCTGTAA
- a CDS encoding glucose 1-dehydrogenase has translation MKVIAVEPGSDGPQLLEKPVPEPSEGEALVRTLRVGVDGTDHEVIEGGHGGLPEGEDHIVLGHEAVGVVEDPNGTELEAGDVVVPTVRRPPADGTNEYFERGEPDMAPDGAYIERGIVGGHGYMAEFFTSPAEYLIPIPEELAELGFFVEPISVSEKAVEHAHASRSAFEWQPESAMVLGNGSLGLLTLAMFQYAYGYERTYCLGRRDRPDPTIDIIEKLGATYVDSRETPVADVPEAHEPIDFVYEATGYPVHAFETIEALAPNGVGALLGIPGDWEFEIDGGKLHREFVLENKALVGSVNSHRGHFEAAVETIQALPEWLFDDLVTGLYELEEFEQAFETGDEVIKSAVEFDTL, from the coding sequence ATGAAGGTTATCGCAGTCGAGCCCGGTAGCGACGGCCCACAACTCCTCGAGAAACCGGTCCCCGAGCCGAGCGAGGGTGAGGCGCTCGTTCGGACGCTCCGGGTCGGGGTCGACGGCACGGACCACGAGGTGATCGAGGGTGGCCACGGCGGACTTCCCGAGGGTGAAGACCACATCGTGCTGGGCCACGAGGCCGTCGGCGTCGTCGAGGACCCAAACGGCACCGAACTCGAGGCTGGGGACGTCGTCGTCCCGACGGTTCGGCGTCCACCGGCCGACGGCACCAACGAGTACTTCGAGCGCGGTGAACCCGACATGGCTCCCGACGGCGCGTACATCGAGCGCGGAATCGTCGGCGGCCATGGCTACATGGCCGAGTTCTTCACCAGTCCCGCGGAGTACCTGATTCCGATCCCCGAGGAACTCGCCGAACTCGGCTTTTTCGTCGAACCGATCAGCGTCAGCGAGAAGGCGGTCGAGCACGCCCACGCCTCCCGGTCGGCGTTCGAGTGGCAACCCGAATCCGCGATGGTACTCGGAAACGGCTCGCTCGGCCTCCTCACGCTCGCGATGTTCCAGTACGCCTACGGCTACGAGCGTACGTACTGTCTGGGTCGGCGCGACCGGCCGGATCCGACGATCGACATTATCGAGAAACTCGGCGCGACCTACGTCGACTCCCGGGAGACGCCCGTCGCCGACGTCCCCGAGGCTCACGAGCCGATCGATTTCGTCTACGAGGCGACCGGCTACCCGGTCCACGCGTTCGAGACGATCGAGGCGCTGGCGCCAAACGGCGTCGGCGCCCTGCTGGGCATTCCGGGCGACTGGGAGTTCGAGATCGACGGTGGGAAGCTCCACCGGGAGTTCGTCCTCGAGAACAAGGCCCTCGTCGGCAGCGTCAACTCCCATCGGGGTCACTTCGAGGCTGCCGTCGAGACGATCCAGGCGCTTCCGGAGTGGCTCTTCGATGACCTGGTGACCGGCCTCTACGAGTTGGAGGAGTTCGAACAGGCCTTCGAGACCGGCGACGAGGTCATCAAAAGCGCCGTCGAGTTCGACACGCTCTAA
- a CDS encoding AI-2E family transporter — protein sequence MNRSIGYLLALILAFGYLSLQVVLPFLQYVLLAVLLAYVLAPLQRRLEERVSSTIAALSLVSLAVVAVVVPIVAVIAAVADDAARLAEDLDPEAVGIADFEEQLEAELGIDVNLAEHAATAGQEVGTAVFEQSAAWFSAATHALIGLGLALFLLYYLLKAGDSLYAWLRDVTPLPADVQDDLYGQVDEVTRAVLLGHVLIAIIEGAIAGIGLFVTGIPNAAFWTAIMIVLSLIPLIGAFVVWGPAVLYLLVTGEPLLAVGLFVYSAIVVGISDDYLRPIVVDRYADLSPAVIIIGVLGGIYAFGIMGLFFGPVIVGAFVAIVEVADEHYDRLGGEEAEGV from the coding sequence GTGAACCGGAGCATCGGCTACCTTCTCGCGTTGATCCTCGCGTTTGGCTACCTCTCGCTGCAGGTCGTCCTCCCCTTCCTGCAGTACGTGCTCCTCGCAGTGTTACTCGCGTACGTCCTTGCGCCGCTACAACGCCGGCTCGAAGAACGCGTGTCGTCGACTATTGCGGCGCTCTCGCTGGTGTCTTTGGCCGTCGTCGCGGTCGTCGTTCCGATCGTAGCTGTGATCGCAGCCGTCGCCGACGATGCGGCTCGGCTGGCCGAAGATCTAGACCCCGAGGCGGTCGGGATCGCCGACTTTGAGGAGCAACTCGAGGCCGAACTGGGAATCGACGTGAACCTCGCAGAGCACGCCGCGACCGCGGGCCAGGAGGTCGGCACGGCGGTCTTCGAACAGTCGGCGGCGTGGTTCAGTGCGGCGACCCACGCGCTGATCGGCCTCGGACTCGCGCTGTTCTTGCTGTACTACCTCCTCAAAGCGGGCGACTCGCTGTACGCCTGGCTCCGTGACGTAACGCCGCTTCCCGCGGACGTACAGGACGACCTGTACGGGCAGGTAGACGAGGTCACGCGCGCGGTGTTGCTCGGCCACGTGCTGATCGCGATTATCGAGGGTGCGATCGCCGGTATCGGGCTGTTCGTCACCGGCATCCCGAACGCCGCCTTCTGGACGGCGATCATGATCGTCCTCTCATTGATCCCCCTGATCGGCGCGTTCGTGGTGTGGGGGCCTGCAGTGCTCTATCTCCTGGTGACCGGCGAACCGCTGCTCGCTGTCGGTCTGTTCGTCTACAGCGCGATCGTCGTCGGCATCTCCGACGACTACCTCCGACCGATCGTCGTCGATCGGTACGCAGACCTCAGTCCGGCGGTGATCATCATCGGGGTCCTCGGCGGCATCTACGCCTTCGGGATCATGGGGCTCTTTTTCGGGCCGGTGATCGTCGGCGCGTTCGTCGCGATCGTGGAAGTCGCAGACGAGCACTACGATCGGCTGGGAGGCGAGGAAGCAGAGGGGGTGTGA
- a CDS encoding DUF63 family protein — protein sequence MVLPDGFALPALELLVPLVVLLVALAAILWTLGPPVTDRTVLALVPWMVLGSTFHVLYQIDAAPGILADLFGAPTVYLTTAALAGLVWIVAIYLYGSGLLDSIEGLLGMVGVALFGATATAVLFVGWDSGTFSPFWPVVSIVLAALVSVMAWLALANWFEDVAAVTGATGVVVVVGHTLDGVSTAIGYDILGAAETVPASRAILEAAESLPTYDLIGAGWLFVLVKVGLSLVVVGLFADFVREDPKRARLLLALVAAVGLGPAVHNVLLFTVA from the coding sequence ATGGTACTTCCCGACGGGTTCGCGTTACCGGCGTTGGAACTCCTCGTTCCGCTCGTGGTCCTGCTCGTCGCCCTCGCGGCGATACTGTGGACGCTCGGACCGCCGGTGACCGACCGAACGGTGCTCGCGCTGGTTCCGTGGATGGTGCTCGGATCGACGTTTCACGTCCTCTATCAGATCGATGCCGCACCTGGCATCCTCGCGGACTTGTTCGGCGCGCCGACGGTCTACCTGACGACGGCAGCGCTGGCCGGCCTCGTCTGGATCGTCGCGATCTACCTCTACGGAAGTGGATTGCTCGACTCGATCGAGGGATTGCTCGGCATGGTGGGTGTCGCACTCTTTGGGGCCACCGCGACAGCGGTGTTGTTCGTGGGGTGGGATAGCGGCACGTTCAGCCCCTTCTGGCCCGTCGTTTCGATCGTCTTGGCGGCGCTCGTCTCCGTGATGGCGTGGCTGGCACTCGCGAACTGGTTCGAAGACGTCGCCGCCGTCACCGGGGCGACCGGCGTCGTCGTTGTCGTCGGCCACACGTTAGATGGCGTCTCGACTGCGATCGGCTACGACATCCTCGGCGCGGCAGAGACCGTCCCCGCTTCGAGAGCGATCCTCGAAGCGGCCGAGTCACTCCCGACGTACGACCTCATCGGCGCTGGCTGGCTGTTCGTCCTCGTGAAGGTCGGGCTCTCGCTTGTAGTGGTCGGCCTGTTCGCCGACTTCGTCCGCGAAGATCCGAAGCGAGCGCGGCTGCTGCTGGCACTCGTCGCCGCGGTCGGTCTCGGACCGGCCGTCCACAACGTGTTGCTGTTTACGGTCGCATAG
- a CDS encoding tRNA (N(6)-L-threonylcarbamoyladenosine(37)-C(2))-methylthiotransferase, giving the protein MARYHIETYGCTSNRGESREIERRLRDAGHHRVDGPEVADVAILNTCTVVEKTERNMLRRAEELADETADLYITGCMALAQGEEFAAAEVDGEVLHWDEVPEAVTNGECPTTTPDAEPILDGVVGILPIARGCMSDCSYCITKQATGKIESPPVEENVEKARALIHAGATELRITGQDTGVYGWDTGERKLHELLDRICEIDGDFRVRVGMANPKGVHGIREELADVFAEHDELYNFLHAPVQSGSDDVLGDMRRQHQVAEYLEVVETFDDVLDYWTLSTDFIVGFPTETDHDHAQSMALLRETRPEKVNVTRFSKRPGTDAANMKGLGGTVKKERSTEMSAAKREIVGTAYESMVGERREDCLVVEHGTADSVKCRDSAYRQIIVQNASEYGLEPGDFVDLDVTAHETMYAFGKPL; this is encoded by the coding sequence ATGGCCCGGTATCACATCGAGACCTACGGCTGCACCTCGAACCGCGGCGAGAGCCGCGAGATCGAGCGGCGGCTCCGGGACGCCGGGCACCACCGCGTTGATGGCCCCGAGGTAGCCGACGTGGCCATCCTCAACACCTGCACGGTCGTCGAGAAGACCGAGCGAAACATGCTCCGGCGAGCCGAGGAGTTGGCCGACGAGACCGCAGACCTCTACATTACCGGCTGCATGGCTTTAGCGCAGGGCGAGGAGTTCGCCGCTGCCGAGGTCGACGGCGAGGTACTCCACTGGGACGAGGTTCCCGAGGCCGTGACAAACGGAGAGTGTCCGACGACGACTCCCGACGCCGAGCCGATTTTAGACGGCGTCGTCGGCATCCTTCCGATCGCCCGCGGATGTATGAGTGACTGCTCGTACTGCATTACGAAACAGGCGACGGGAAAGATCGAGTCTCCCCCCGTCGAGGAGAACGTCGAGAAGGCCCGCGCCCTGATCCACGCGGGCGCGACGGAGCTTCGCATCACCGGGCAGGACACGGGCGTCTACGGCTGGGACACGGGCGAGCGCAAACTCCACGAGCTGCTCGATCGCATCTGCGAGATCGACGGCGACTTCCGGGTGCGAGTGGGGATGGCCAACCCGAAGGGCGTCCATGGTATCCGTGAAGAGCTGGCCGACGTGTTCGCCGAACACGACGAGCTGTACAACTTCCTGCACGCGCCCGTCCAGTCGGGCTCGGACGACGTTCTGGGAGATATGCGCCGCCAGCACCAGGTCGCGGAGTATCTCGAGGTCGTCGAGACGTTCGACGACGTCCTCGACTACTGGACGCTGTCGACCGATTTCATCGTTGGCTTCCCCACCGAGACCGACCACGACCACGCCCAGTCGATGGCCCTGCTTCGCGAGACTCGCCCCGAGAAGGTCAACGTCACCCGCTTTTCGAAGCGACCGGGCACCGACGCCGCGAATATGAAGGGGCTCGGCGGGACGGTAAAGAAAGAGCGCTCGACGGAGATGAGCGCCGCCAAGCGCGAGATCGTCGGAACAGCTTACGAGTCGATGGTCGGCGAGCGGCGCGAGGACTGTCTGGTCGTCGAGCACGGAACCGCAGACTCCGTGAAGTGTCGCGATTCGGCGTACCGACAGATCATCGTCCAGAACGCGAGTGAGTACGGACTCGAGCCTGGCGACTTCGTCGATCTCGACGTGACGGCCCACGAGACGATGTACGCGTTCGGGAAACCGCTGTGA
- the deoC gene encoding deoxyribose-phosphate aldolase — MNRRELAPLIDHTALGPETTPAAVETVVDEAQARGMNACIPPWSVAAVRERAPDLTIATVVGFPHGQHDSDVKRHEGVRAWKAGADELDVVINVGRLRAGEDDAVRAEIAELVAAVPIPIKVIVETSLLDDEETHRACEAAAAADAAMVKTATGFAEGGATVADVELMSEHLPVKASGGIGSYEEAVAMLDAGAARIGASSGVEIVDGAPES; from the coding sequence ATGAACCGGCGCGAACTCGCCCCGCTGATCGATCACACCGCCCTCGGCCCCGAGACGACACCCGCGGCCGTCGAAACCGTCGTCGACGAGGCCCAAGCGCGGGGAATGAACGCCTGCATCCCGCCCTGGTCCGTCGCCGCGGTCCGCGAGCGTGCCCCCGATCTCACGATCGCGACGGTGGTCGGCTTCCCCCACGGACAGCACGACTCCGACGTCAAGCGACACGAGGGCGTCCGCGCCTGGAAGGCTGGCGCCGACGAGCTCGACGTCGTCATCAACGTCGGTCGCCTCCGGGCCGGTGAGGACGACGCTGTCCGGGCCGAAATCGCAGAGCTCGTCGCCGCGGTTCCGATTCCGATCAAAGTCATCGTCGAGACCTCGCTGCTCGACGACGAGGAAACCCACCGCGCATGCGAGGCTGCTGCCGCGGCGGATGCGGCGATGGTCAAAACCGCAACAGGGTTCGCAGAAGGGGGTGCGACCGTCGCGGACGTCGAACTGATGAGTGAGCACCTCCCCGTCAAGGCCAGCGGTGGAATTGGGAGCTACGAGGAGGCGGTGGCAATGCTCGATGCCGGCGCGGCGCGGATCGGTGCCTCGAGCGGTGTCGAGATTGTAGACGGCGCACCGGAATCGTAG
- a CDS encoding mandelate racemase/muconate lactonizing enzyme family protein, with protein MGVDYSQLHDPNAEYTMRDLSAETMQVTGERGGGRDVEITDIQTTMVDGNFPWTLVRIYTDAGIVGTGEAYWGAGAPELIERMTPFLQGENPLDIDRLTEHLVQKMSGEGSIGGVTVTAIAGVEVALHDLAGKILEVPAYQLLGGKYRDKMRVYCDCHTEDEADPIACADEAERVVEELGYDALKFDLDVPSGHEKDRANRHLREPEIAHKVSIVEAITERVGSRADVAFDCHWTFSGGSAKRLAKALEPYDVWWLEDPVPPENHDVQREVTQSTSTPITAGENVYRKHGQRRLIEEQAVDMIAPDMPKVGGMRETQKIADLADMYYVPVAMHNVASPVATVASAHVGAAIPNSLAVEYHSYELGWWEDLVEEDVIEEGYIEIPEEPGLGVTLDMDAVEEHMVEGEELFDEA; from the coding sequence ATGGGAGTCGATTATTCGCAGCTACACGACCCGAACGCGGAGTATACGATGCGGGATCTCTCTGCCGAGACGATGCAGGTCACCGGCGAGCGCGGCGGCGGGCGCGACGTAGAGATCACGGACATTCAGACGACGATGGTCGACGGGAACTTCCCGTGGACGCTCGTTCGGATCTACACCGATGCGGGTATCGTCGGCACCGGCGAGGCCTACTGGGGTGCGGGCGCACCCGAACTGATCGAGCGAATGACGCCCTTCCTGCAGGGCGAGAACCCCCTCGACATCGACCGTCTCACCGAGCACCTCGTCCAGAAGATGTCCGGCGAGGGCTCGATTGGCGGCGTCACCGTCACCGCAATCGCCGGCGTCGAGGTCGCCCTCCACGACCTCGCAGGTAAGATTCTCGAGGTCCCCGCCTACCAGCTACTGGGCGGCAAGTACCGCGACAAGATGCGCGTCTACTGTGACTGTCACACCGAGGACGAGGCCGACCCGATCGCCTGCGCCGACGAGGCCGAACGCGTCGTCGAGGAGCTCGGCTACGACGCCCTGAAGTTCGACTTAGACGTGCCTTCGGGCCACGAGAAGGATCGTGCGAACCGCCACCTTCGCGAGCCCGAAATCGCCCACAAGGTCAGCATTGTCGAGGCGATCACCGAGCGCGTCGGCTCGCGGGCCGACGTCGCCTTCGACTGCCACTGGACGTTCTCCGGTGGCAGCGCAAAGCGCCTCGCGAAGGCGCTCGAACCCTACGACGTCTGGTGGCTCGAAGACCCCGTTCCCCCAGAGAACCACGACGTTCAGCGCGAGGTCACCCAGAGCACCTCGACGCCGATCACCGCCGGCGAGAACGTCTACCGCAAGCACGGCCAGCGCCGCCTCATCGAGGAGCAGGCCGTCGACATGATCGCCCCCGACATGCCCAAGGTCGGCGGCATGCGTGAGACCCAGAAGATCGCGGATCTGGCGGACATGTACTACGTCCCCGTCGCGATGCACAACGTCGCCTCGCCGGTCGCAACGGTCGCCAGCGCCCACGTCGGCGCCGCGATTCCGAACTCGCTGGCCGTCGAGTACCACTCCTACGAGCTCGGCTGGTGGGAGGACTTGGTCGAAGAGGACGTCATCGAGGAAGGCTACATCGAGATCCCCGAGGAGCCCGGCCTGGGCGTCACCCTCGACATGGACGCCGTCGAGGAGCACATGGTCGAGGGCGAGGAGCTGTTCGACGAGGCGTAA
- a CDS encoding ribose 1,5-bisphosphate isomerase, producing MTRVDPSVETTATAIAEMEIRGAATIAGAAAEALATQAEQSTAETPEAFRAELRAAARELYETRPTAVSLPNALRYVLRGVEGERVPELQSATVERAEQFQRDLERAQDELGEIGANRLRDGDVVMTHCHSTDALACVEAALADGKHIEAIVPETRPRTQGHLTARQLREWGVPVTMIVDNAARRYLREADHLLVGADSIAADGSVINKIGTSGLAVIARERGTSVMVAAQTIKLHPDTMTGHTVEIEMREPAEVLSADEHSEIESDEAASGLTVENPAFDVTPPRYVDAIVTERGQFPPESIVTLMRELFGETTAAPWEL from the coding sequence ATGACGAGAGTCGACCCGAGCGTCGAGACCACTGCCACCGCCATCGCCGAGATGGAGATCCGCGGAGCAGCGACGATCGCCGGCGCCGCCGCTGAAGCGCTGGCGACCCAGGCCGAGCAGTCGACAGCCGAGACCCCCGAGGCGTTTCGCGCCGAACTCCGCGCCGCCGCGCGGGAACTCTACGAGACGCGACCGACCGCGGTCAGCTTGCCGAACGCCCTTCGGTACGTTCTCCGCGGCGTCGAAGGCGAGCGCGTCCCGGAGCTACAGTCTGCGACGGTCGAGCGCGCCGAGCAGTTCCAGCGCGATCTAGAACGCGCCCAGGACGAACTGGGCGAGATCGGCGCGAATCGACTGCGTGATGGCGACGTAGTGATGACTCACTGCCACTCGACGGACGCCCTGGCCTGCGTGGAGGCGGCGCTGGCCGACGGCAAGCACATCGAGGCGATCGTCCCCGAAACGCGCCCGCGAACGCAGGGTCACCTCACGGCCCGACAGCTGCGCGAGTGGGGCGTTCCAGTGACGATGATCGTCGACAACGCGGCCCGGCGCTACCTCCGAGAGGCAGACCACCTCCTCGTCGGCGCCGACAGCATCGCAGCCGACGGCAGCGTGATCAACAAGATCGGAACCAGCGGGCTGGCCGTGATTGCCCGCGAACGTGGAACCTCCGTGATGGTCGCCGCTCAGACGATCAAGCTCCACCCGGACACGATGACGGGACACACCGTCGAAATCGAGATGCGCGAACCAGCCGAAGTACTCTCGGCCGACGAGCACTCCGAGATCGAGAGCGACGAGGCAGCTTCGGGGCTCACCGTCGAAAACCCGGCGTTCGACGTCACACCGCCGCGATACGTCGACGCGATCGTTACCGAGCGCGGCCAGTTCCCACCCGAGAGCATCGTCACGCTGATGCGAGAGCTCTTTGGCGAGACGACGGCTGCCCCCTGGGAGCTGTAG
- a CDS encoding bifunctional 4-hydroxy-2-oxoglutarate aldolase/2-dehydro-3-deoxy-phosphogluconate aldolase: MTAPTEVRERIVEGGVLAVLRGIDEEDIVPAARAIYEGGVVGIEITADGTRATEKIAAVDRELADTDAIVGAGTVLDGPAARATIDAGAEFVVSPGCRREVVEVCNRQNVLSAPGVMTPTEAIEAMEAGADILKMFPASTVGPGHIGALRGPLGDVDVIPTGGISTENAADYLDAGAIAVGAGSALVDYDAIAEGDFDAVRESAAAFVETVDEARARQ; this comes from the coding sequence ATGACAGCTCCGACCGAGGTCAGAGAGCGGATCGTCGAGGGCGGCGTCCTCGCCGTCCTCCGGGGAATCGACGAGGAAGACATCGTGCCGGCCGCCCGCGCCATCTACGAGGGTGGCGTCGTCGGCATCGAGATCACGGCCGACGGCACGCGCGCGACCGAGAAGATCGCCGCCGTCGACCGAGAACTGGCCGACACCGACGCGATCGTCGGCGCGGGGACAGTCCTCGACGGCCCGGCTGCCCGGGCGACGATCGACGCCGGCGCCGAGTTCGTCGTCTCGCCCGGCTGCCGGCGCGAGGTCGTCGAGGTCTGTAACCGCCAGAACGTGCTCTCGGCCCCCGGCGTGATGACGCCGACCGAGGCGATCGAAGCGATGGAGGCGGGCGCAGATATCCTGAAGATGTTCCCCGCCTCGACCGTCGGCCCGGGCCACATCGGCGCGCTTCGCGGCCCGCTCGGCGACGTCGACGTCATCCCGACCGGCGGCATCTCCACGGAGAACGCGGCCGACTACCTGGATGCAGGCGCCATCGCAGTCGGCGCCGGCAGCGCGCTCGTCGACTACGACGCCATCGCCGAGGGCGACTTCGACGCCGTCCGCGAGTCCGCCGCCGCGTTCGTCGAGACGGTCGACGAGGCGCGTGCGAGGCAGTAG